A segment of the Sphingomicrobium flavum genome:
TCGCGCTGCCGATCGGCGTCACTCGGCCGCGTCCAGCGGTGCCTGGCTGAACAGCACGCCAAATGCCCGGCACCAGATCACAACCGACCGGACCTCATCGAGGTTCACATCGGCCGGCAAAATATAATTCTGGCTGCCGACATTGCCCTTGAGCGGTGCAAGCTCGATTGTCTTGCTGTTCTTGATGTCATCGCTGGTGGCGCCCGGCCCGGCGTCGGAGACCCAGACATAAAGATCGGGCCCGTTGGTCACGCGGAAATCCTCGAACCGCAACGCAGCGCTGCCATCGTCCAGCCGATACAGCGTCGCCGCGCCCTCACCCTTGTGAACCGCGTCGGCATCGGAAAAGCGCCCGCTGGCCAGCGCTCGGGGCGCCGCCGGCATGGCGTCATCCATCACCCGGTCGGGCAAGCTGTCATCCGCCATGCTGGTCGGAAAGTCTTCGTCGACCGCGCGGTCGATGAACAAGGGCGATGCCAGGTACCAGCCCACCGCAAGGGCAGCGAGCGCTGCGATGACCAGCACACTTCTGGCAAGCGGAGACTTGGGCAGCAGCGACATATCTTCCTCCTGTTTGCCGATCGAGTCTATCGTAATGGCGGCCAAAGGAACAGGCGCGGAACTGCGGGATTTTTTTGCCTTTTCCTCGCAATGGGTGCAGCATGGCATCTTACGCGGATCTACATAGGTGGGGGTTATGGGCGATCAGGACGCTGTAAACGCTGCGCAACCCCACCGCGCGCCCATCTTCATCAGCTATAGCCGCCATGACGAAGCGGCAGCCAAGAAGCTCCACCACTTCCTGACCGGCAAGGGCCATGAGGTCTGGTGGGACGCGATGATCGCGGGCGGCCAGCGCTATGCCCATATCATCGAGGAACGCCTCGACGCCGCCAGCGCGGTCATCGTGCTCTGGTCCGAACATTCGCTCCATTCGGAATGGGTGCTCGATGAAGGCGCCAAGGGCCGCGACCGCGGCGTCCTCCTGCCGATGAGCCTCGATGGCAGCGCACCACCTCTGGGATTTCGCCAGCATCAGGTGATCGATGCGCGCAATGCCCGCTATCTCGATGGCGATCCGGTGATGGACGAATTGATGAAGGCGCTCGATCTCGTCCAGCATGGCAAGGTCATCCCGCCGCCCGCCGGCTCCTCCGGCAAGAGCGGGATCAGCAGGCGGCAGGCGTTGATTGGTGGCGGTCTCGTCGCAGCCGCAGCAGCGGGCGGGTTCACGCTGTTCGGCGACAGGCTTTTCGGCCCCGGCGCGGCCGAGCGCAGCATCGCCATCCTACCCTTCGTCAATCTGAGCGAAGATAACAGCCAGGCCTATCTCGCCACCGGTCTTGCCGAGGAATTGCGCAACCTCCTGAGCCAGAATCCCGACATCCTGGTAGCCGCCCAGACCTCTTCGGCGCAGGCCAGCAGCGAGGGCGGCGACGCGCGCGCCATCGCCAGTCGTCTTCGCGTCGGCAGCGTCCTTGAAGGCAGCGTGCGGCGCGCGGAATCGCTGGTGCGTGTCACCGTGCGCCTGGTCGAGGGCAAGACCGGCTTTGAACAATGGAGCGACAGCTTCGACCGCGATTTCGGTGACATCCTCGAGCTGCAACGCGAAGTCTCGACCCGGGTCGCCGACATGCTGGCCGTCAACCTGGTGCCCGAGGGCGAGCGCGGCGCCACCGGTGGCACCCGATCCGCCGCCGCCTTCGACGCCTTCCTCCACGGCGCCGACCTTTACGACCAGGCGGTGGGCGAGGAAACCGACCGTCCTGCGCTCACTTACTTTGACGAAGCGCTCGCCATCGATCCCGAATATGCCGCAGCGCATGCCGCCCGCGCCCGCGTGCTGACCGTCATCGCCAACAATTATTCATCGGGCAGCGAACTCGCCGAGCTTTACGATGCCGCCATCCTGGCCGCGCGCCGGGCGACCGAAATTGCCCCCAATTTCGCCACCGGCCATAGCGCACTCGGCTTCGTCCTCGCCAACGCCAAGCTCGACATCGGCGGCGCGGCTGCAGCCTATCAGCGCAGCTTCGAAACCGGTTTTGGCAATGCCGACGTGCTTGGCGGCTATGCCAATTTCGCCGCCCGCATCGGTCGCTTCGATGAAGCCCGCGAGGCGATCGCGCGCACCAAGCGGCTCGATCCGCTCAATAGCGGCAATCTGCGCATCGAAGCGCTGATCGAGCTCAATGCGAACAATTTCGATGCCGCCCGCGCCCTCATCCGCAATGCGCTCTCGCTCAATGCAGACCAGCGTAGCGTGCATAACCTGCTGGGCGTCATGGCCTATGTCGAAGGCGATCTTGCCGCCGCGCGCGCAGCGTTTGACGCCGAGCCCGCAACATTGTCACGCCTGCGCGGGCTGGCGATAGTCGCCCAGGCCGAAGGCAAGGATGAAGAAGCCGCGCGCCACCGTGCCCAGGTAATTGCAGAATATGGCGACAACAGCCTCTTCCAGCTGGCGGAAATCGATGCCCAGTCCGATACGCCCGCGCTGGCGCTCGACAAGTTGGAGGCCGCGCTTGCGATCGGTGACAGCGGGCTGGTGCAGATGCGCTTCGACCATTTCCTCGATCCGGTGCGCGAGGATCCTCGGTTCAAGGCGATCGAAGCGAAGCTGGGCTTCCCGCAATAGCCACTTGCCACTGGCATCATCGCGCGTGCCTCGCTATGGCGCGCCCGAACTCATTTTCCACCCGGAGACCTTGTTGTGGCCGACACGCCAATCCAGCCCTTTGACTATCAGGATCCCTTCGATCTCGATGGCCAGTTGACCGATGAAGAACGCATGGTGCGCGACACCGCCCATTCGTATGCACAGGAAAAGCTGCTGCCCCGCGTCAAGGATCACTTCCTCAACGATGAATTCGACCGCGACATCATGTCGGAAATGGGCGAACTCGGCCTGCTGGGCGCCACCGTGGCCCCCGAATATGGCGGCGCCGGCCTTGGCTATGTCAGCTACGGCCTGATCGCGCGCGAGGTCGAGCGCGTCGACAGCGGCTATCGCAGCGCCTGCTCGGTCCAGTCCAGCCTCGTCATGCACCCGATCAACGCCTACGGTTCGCAAGAGCAGAAGAAGAAATATCTGCCCGGTCTCGCCAGCGGCAAGCTCATCGGCTGTTTCGGCCTCACCGAACCCGATGCCGGCTCCGATCCCGGTGGCATGCGCACCCGCGCCAAGAAGATCGATGGCGGCTATCTCCTGTCGGGCGCCAAGATGTGGATCACCAATTCGCCCATCGCCGACGTCTTCGTCGTTTGGGCCAAGTCGGACGAACATGGCGGCGCCATTCGCGGCTTCGTGCTGGAAAAGGGCATGAAGGGCCTGACCGCGCCCAAGGTGAAGGAAAAGCTGTCCCTGCGCGCCTCCATCACCGGCGAGATTGTCATGGACGAGGTCGAGGTGCCCGAAGAAAACATGTTCCCCGAAATCAGCGGCCTCAAGGGTCCGTTCGGCTGCTTGAACCGCGCGCGCTACGGCATTGGCTGGGGCGCGATGGGCGCGGCGGAAGCCTGCTACCAGGCCGCGCGCGACTATATGCTCGATCGCAAGCAGTTCGGCCGCCCGCTGGCCGCCAACCAGATCCCGCAGCTGAAGCTGGCCAACATGATCACCGAAATTACCTTGGGGCTTCAGGCTGCCTTGCGCGTGGGTCGCCGCATGGATGAAGG
Coding sequences within it:
- a CDS encoding TIR domain-containing protein — its product is MGDQDAVNAAQPHRAPIFISYSRHDEAAAKKLHHFLTGKGHEVWWDAMIAGGQRYAHIIEERLDAASAVIVLWSEHSLHSEWVLDEGAKGRDRGVLLPMSLDGSAPPLGFRQHQVIDARNARYLDGDPVMDELMKALDLVQHGKVIPPPAGSSGKSGISRRQALIGGGLVAAAAAGGFTLFGDRLFGPGAAERSIAILPFVNLSEDNSQAYLATGLAEELRNLLSQNPDILVAAQTSSAQASSEGGDARAIASRLRVGSVLEGSVRRAESLVRVTVRLVEGKTGFEQWSDSFDRDFGDILELQREVSTRVADMLAVNLVPEGERGATGGTRSAAAFDAFLHGADLYDQAVGEETDRPALTYFDEALAIDPEYAAAHAARARVLTVIANNYSSGSELAELYDAAILAARRATEIAPNFATGHSALGFVLANAKLDIGGAAAAYQRSFETGFGNADVLGGYANFAARIGRFDEAREAIARTKRLDPLNSGNLRIEALIELNANNFDAARALIRNALSLNADQRSVHNLLGVMAYVEGDLAAARAAFDAEPATLSRLRGLAIVAQAEGKDEEAARHRAQVIAEYGDNSLFQLAEIDAQSDTPALALDKLEAALAIGDSGLVQMRFDHFLDPVREDPRFKAIEAKLGFPQ
- a CDS encoding acyl-CoA dehydrogenase — protein: MADTPIQPFDYQDPFDLDGQLTDEERMVRDTAHSYAQEKLLPRVKDHFLNDEFDRDIMSEMGELGLLGATVAPEYGGAGLGYVSYGLIAREVERVDSGYRSACSVQSSLVMHPINAYGSQEQKKKYLPGLASGKLIGCFGLTEPDAGSDPGGMRTRAKKIDGGYLLSGAKMWITNSPIADVFVVWAKSDEHGGAIRGFVLEKGMKGLTAPKVKEKLSLRASITGEIVMDEVEVPEENMFPEISGLKGPFGCLNRARYGIGWGAMGAAEACYQAARDYMLDRKQFGRPLAANQIPQLKLANMITEITLGLQAALRVGRRMDEGVLIPETISMIKRNNCGKALEIARTARDMHGGNGISAEYVPMRHLMNLETVNTYEGTHDVHALILGRAITGIQAFS
- a CDS encoding DM13 domain-containing protein yields the protein MSLLPKSPLARSVLVIAALAALAVGWYLASPLFIDRAVDEDFPTSMADDSLPDRVMDDAMPAAPRALASGRFSDADAVHKGEGAATLYRLDDGSAALRFEDFRVTNGPDLYVWVSDAGPGATSDDIKNSKTIELAPLKGNVGSQNYILPADVNLDEVRSVVIWCRAFGVLFSQAPLDAAE